In methanogenic archaeon ISO4-H5, the following are encoded in one genomic region:
- a CDS encoding molybdenum cofactor biosynthesis protein MoaA1: MNTETTSVRKFRSANIHIYGKCNYRCEHCFDRCLTKNYMRPSDWVDTLTFLKEYGVEKINLAGGEPTLYPFLDQMCYLVKGMGFKLSIVSNGSLITEDWMARMEGVVDWIGLSIDSIDEADEIQIGRGRGGHLENIVQVADMAHRHGIKVKLNITVVRRSWMKDFRPFIEKVRPERVKCFRALTLKNANDDVPDTWSITDKQFEDFRRRHEDIGCIVFEDNEDMVSSYVMFDPMGRWMVDSGYEKRFISFEVLRREGLDREVDVEKYFGRNAVYEW, encoded by the coding sequence ATGAACACAGAAACTACCTCAGTCAGGAAATTCAGGTCCGCAAACATCCACATCTACGGAAAATGCAACTACCGCTGCGAGCACTGTTTCGACAGGTGCCTCACCAAGAACTACATGAGGCCGTCCGACTGGGTTGACACCCTGACCTTCCTGAAGGAATACGGGGTGGAGAAGATCAACCTGGCCGGCGGGGAACCCACCCTCTATCCCTTCCTGGACCAGATGTGCTACCTGGTCAAGGGCATGGGCTTCAAGCTCTCCATCGTCAGCAACGGCTCCCTCATCACCGAGGACTGGATGGCTAGGATGGAGGGAGTCGTCGACTGGATCGGTCTCTCCATCGACTCCATCGATGAGGCGGACGAGATCCAGATCGGAAGGGGCAGGGGAGGCCACCTGGAGAACATCGTACAGGTCGCCGATATGGCCCACCGGCACGGCATCAAGGTAAAGCTCAACATCACCGTGGTTAGGAGGAGTTGGATGAAGGACTTCAGACCCTTCATCGAGAAGGTTAGGCCAGAACGCGTCAAGTGCTTCAGGGCCCTCACCCTGAAGAACGCAAACGACGACGTCCCCGACACCTGGTCCATCACAGACAAACAGTTCGAAGACTTCAGGCGCAGGCACGAGGACATCGGCTGCATCGTCTTCGAGGACAACGAGGACATGGTCTCCTCCTACGTGATGTTCGACCCCATGGGCAGATGGATGGTCGACAGCGGGTACGAGAAGAGGTTCATCTCCTTCGAGGTCCTCAGGAGGGAAGGGCTCGACCGGGAAGTGGATGTCGAGAAGTACTTCGGCCGCAACGCCGTCTACGAATGGTGA
- a CDS encoding helicase, with protein sequence MTSIPPAAFPLNDISAGRMDLIYNDTESNRKVLTTLQKEISDCDRFDFSVAFITRSGMACINQLLDNTRDKVKGRIITTDYLNFSEPAALRQLLRFSNIEVRIYSRQNFHTKGYIFHKGKETSLMVGSSNITQDALNVNKEWNIWYSTTDSDNLFLGTTVSEFESMWKQSVPLTEEWIQEYEPRHLRSKIERQTELQARRNDPVVITPNEMQKDALENLCKLRNSGADKALLISATGTGKTYLSAFDVKESQSKKVLFLVHREQILDDARESYKDILGNGIRTGKITGISKDFDADYIFSTIQTMSKPDILAHFKPDHFDYIICDEAHHAVAKQYNSIVDYFRPKFMLGMTATPERMDSGDVFKRFNHNIAYEIRLQDALEKNMLCPFHYYGITDISVDGRPIEDDEDFNSLVSEERIKHIIEKMEFYGHSGDRVKGLIFCRSIEEGRELSVKLNEHGLRTQFVCGKDDAATREKAVNLLEQEDKSTGLDYIITVDIFNEGVDIKSVNQIVMLRPTQSSIIFIQQLGRGLRKRALNGELKEYLVVIDFIGNYKNNFMIPIALSGERSANKEHLRRYLMKQTIPGCSTVDFDLISKKRIYDSINRSTVTDLIKGQYSSLVKMLGYEPTMTQLVKSSSMDPMDIINHYDNFNNFKRVLKLTHHNLGKGEELTLDYLSSTILNGKRPHELEILKNVISHGCVDFSVVKNELADKYGIDCDEDSLQCAIDVLDSDYSKRLKSPLIEIKEGKAYCTQYLKDLLSRDYTKEYVLDIVDCGLEIFDRRYKEGFDGSLKLYERYSRKDVCRLLNLGTEGISSTIYGYGTYRGKCPIFVTYNKDANISKSIQYKEEFTDRQHFSWMTRSNRNIRSNDVACVLDSNIEKYFFVQKGDDDSSDFYYLGKVTPQDPRETTIEGNKGEALPIVNIKLVLEQPVDEGIYEYLTN encoded by the coding sequence ATGACCTCTATCCCTCCGGCCGCCTTCCCGCTGAACGACATCTCCGCGGGCAGGATGGACCTGATTTATAACGATACGGAATCCAACAGGAAGGTTCTCACCACCCTCCAGAAGGAGATCTCCGACTGCGACAGATTCGATTTCTCCGTCGCGTTCATCACCAGGAGCGGCATGGCCTGCATCAATCAGCTGCTGGACAACACCAGGGATAAGGTCAAAGGCAGGATCATCACCACCGACTACCTCAACTTCAGCGAACCTGCCGCTCTCAGACAGCTCCTGAGGTTCTCAAACATTGAGGTTAGGATCTACTCCCGCCAGAACTTCCACACCAAAGGATACATCTTCCACAAGGGGAAGGAGACCAGTCTGATGGTGGGCAGTTCTAACATTACCCAGGATGCCCTGAACGTCAACAAGGAATGGAACATCTGGTATTCCACCACCGACTCCGATAACCTCTTCCTGGGGACCACAGTCAGCGAGTTCGAATCCATGTGGAAGCAGTCCGTCCCCCTCACCGAGGAATGGATCCAGGAGTACGAGCCGAGGCATCTCCGTTCCAAGATCGAAAGGCAGACCGAGCTGCAGGCCCGCAGGAACGACCCCGTGGTGATCACCCCCAACGAGATGCAGAAGGATGCTCTGGAGAACCTCTGCAAACTCAGGAACTCCGGTGCCGACAAGGCTTTGCTCATCTCAGCCACCGGAACCGGAAAAACCTATCTGTCAGCGTTCGATGTGAAGGAATCACAATCCAAGAAGGTGCTCTTTCTGGTTCACCGTGAACAGATTCTCGACGATGCCCGTGAGAGTTACAAGGATATCCTCGGTAACGGAATCAGGACCGGAAAGATCACCGGAATCTCCAAGGATTTCGATGCGGACTACATCTTCTCCACCATCCAAACGATGTCCAAACCTGACATCCTGGCACATTTCAAACCAGACCATTTCGACTACATCATATGCGACGAGGCACACCACGCAGTTGCCAAACAATACAACAGCATCGTCGACTACTTCAGACCCAAGTTCATGCTCGGCATGACCGCCACTCCCGAGAGAATGGATTCCGGCGACGTTTTCAAGAGGTTCAACCACAACATCGCCTACGAAATCCGTCTCCAGGACGCCCTCGAAAAGAACATGCTCTGTCCCTTCCACTATTACGGCATTACCGACATCAGCGTGGACGGGAGGCCCATCGAGGACGATGAGGACTTCAACTCCCTGGTCTCCGAGGAGAGGATCAAACACATCATCGAGAAGATGGAGTTCTACGGTCACTCCGGCGACAGGGTAAAGGGCCTGATCTTCTGCAGATCCATCGAGGAAGGCAGGGAATTATCCGTAAAACTCAACGAACACGGTCTCAGGACCCAATTCGTCTGCGGAAAGGATGATGCGGCTACCAGGGAAAAGGCGGTTAACCTTCTCGAACAGGAGGACAAATCCACTGGATTGGATTACATAATTACCGTGGATATCTTCAACGAGGGTGTGGACATCAAATCCGTCAACCAGATCGTGATGCTGAGGCCCACCCAGTCTTCCATCATTTTCATACAGCAGCTCGGACGCGGACTCAGGAAGAGGGCCCTGAACGGAGAGCTCAAGGAATACCTCGTGGTCATCGACTTCATCGGGAACTACAAGAACAACTTCATGATCCCCATCGCTCTCTCCGGCGAGCGTTCCGCCAACAAGGAGCATCTCCGCAGGTATCTCATGAAGCAGACCATTCCCGGCTGCAGCACGGTGGACTTCGATCTCATCTCCAAGAAAAGGATCTACGATTCCATCAACCGCTCCACCGTGACCGACCTCATCAAGGGACAGTACTCCTCCCTGGTAAAGATGCTCGGCTACGAACCGACCATGACCCAGCTTGTCAAATCCTCGAGCATGGACCCGATGGACATCATAAATCACTACGACAACTTCAACAACTTCAAGAGGGTCCTGAAACTGACCCATCACAACCTCGGGAAGGGGGAGGAACTCACCCTCGATTACCTCTCATCCACCATACTGAACGGCAAAAGGCCCCACGAATTGGAGATTCTGAAGAACGTCATCTCCCACGGTTGCGTCGATTTTTCTGTAGTTAAAAATGAACTCGCGGACAAATACGGTATCGACTGTGACGAAGATTCGCTTCAATGTGCTATCGATGTTCTCGACAGCGATTACTCCAAGAGACTGAAATCACCTCTCATCGAAATCAAAGAGGGTAAGGCTTACTGCACCCAGTATTTGAAGGATCTCCTCAGCAGAGATTACACGAAAGAATACGTCCTCGACATCGTCGACTGCGGCCTCGAGATCTTCGACAGGAGATACAAAGAAGGATTCGACGGTTCCCTAAAACTCTACGAAAGGTACTCCAGGAAAGACGTCTGCCGTCTGCTGAACCTCGGAACCGAAGGAATCTCGAGCACAATCTACGGTTACGGAACCTACCGCGGCAAGTGTCCTATCTTCGTCACCTACAACAAGGACGCGAACATCAGCAAGAGCATCCAGTACAAAGAGGAGTTCACCGACAGACAGCACTTCAGCTGGATGACCCGCAGTAATAGGAACATCCGGAGCAACGATGTCGCCTGTGTTCTCGATTCCAACATAGAGAAATACTTCTTCGTACAGAAAGGAGACGATGACAGTTCCGATTTCTACTATCTAGGAAAGGTCACACCCCAAGATCCCAGGGAGACCACCATCGAGGGCAACAAGGGCGAGGCACTCCCTATCGTGAACATCAAATTGGTCCTCGAACAGCCAGTTGACGAGGGCATATACGAGTATCTCACCAACTGA
- a CDS encoding dinitrogenase iron-molybdenum cofactor biosynthesis protein, with product MFIASTYQDGQIFQHFGHTQQFKVYEIEDGKIVSSKVVDNGGNGHEALTVYLKNMGVTKLICGGVGGGAINALGMMGIEVYPGLAGNPDDYVQDIVDGKLSPSTVSNCSHHGEHTCH from the coding sequence ATGTTCATAGCTTCCACCTACCAGGACGGACAGATTTTCCAGCACTTCGGCCACACCCAGCAGTTCAAGGTCTACGAGATCGAGGACGGAAAGATCGTGTCCTCCAAGGTAGTCGACAACGGCGGCAACGGACACGAGGCACTCACCGTTTACCTGAAGAACATGGGCGTTACCAAGCTCATCTGCGGAGGCGTCGGCGGAGGAGCGATCAACGCCCTCGGAATGATGGGCATCGAGGTCTACCCCGGACTCGCCGGCAACCCCGACGATTACGTACAGGACATCGTCGACGGAAAGCTCAGTCCCAGCACCGTTTCCAACTGCTCCCACCACGGCGAACATACCTGCCACTGA